The Pseudomonadota bacterium genome includes a region encoding these proteins:
- a CDS encoding ComF family protein: protein MLLNSTNTAHNFLKAVLEIIYPVHCGGCDKKGDILCRKCIDSLRVVEDDSTCPVCGRWLGERAVCGECIQNKRGFREGYYGFYFENRLRDAIHAFKFHGRKDVGKHLVHLINEKIISFSESFDCIIPMPVTERRLKERGFNQSFIIGEEISKITGKPVYHSILYKTRDTMDQYSLHRDERKKNIKGAFTVKNGHDMQAKRVLLVDDLFTTGYTAKEASGALLKAGAGHTLFFALARTPS from the coding sequence ATGCTTTTAAACTCGACAAATACGGCGCATAATTTTTTAAAGGCTGTATTAGAGATTATATATCCTGTCCATTGTGGCGGGTGCGATAAAAAAGGCGATATCCTTTGCAGAAAGTGCATCGATTCGTTACGAGTGGTTGAAGATGACTCAACATGTCCTGTTTGCGGAAGATGGTTGGGTGAAAGAGCCGTATGTGGCGAGTGCATTCAGAATAAAAGAGGGTTCCGGGAAGGATATTACGGTTTTTATTTTGAAAACAGACTCCGTGATGCAATACATGCATTTAAGTTCCACGGCAGGAAAGATGTCGGCAAACATTTAGTCCATTTAATAAATGAAAAGATCATATCTTTTTCAGAATCCTTTGACTGCATAATCCCCATGCCTGTCACAGAAAGGAGGCTTAAAGAAAGGGGTTTTAACCAGTCCTTCATCATAGGAGAGGAGATATCGAAGATAACGGGCAAACCTGTTTATCACTCAATCCTCTATAAAACAAGGGATACAATGGATCAGTACAGCCTTCATAGAGATGAGAGAAAGAAGAACATAAAAGGCGCCTTTACAGTCAAAAACGGGCATGATATGCAAGCAAAACGGGTCCTGCTCGTGGATGACCTGTTTACAACAGGCTACACAGCGAAAGAAGCCTCCGGGGCACTGCTTAAAGCAGGCGCCGGCCATACCCTGTTTTTTGCCCTCGCACGGACGCCCTCATGA
- a CDS encoding DUF2520 domain-containing protein — protein sequence MKIGIIGAGKVGISIGYVLKQKGMEITAVSDIFEASINTVRTYLGDNVLYTTDNVEVVEASDIIAVTTQDRIVKEVAIEITEKMERLDGKLFFHTSGAHPATLLSPLETKGARLGALHPLQTFPDIDSSINVLPDTYIFIEGGEDSIDVLRKIGAALGSGVVRMEGEQKLLYHLCAVFVCNLLCALFYIGEDIMDKIGIELQPFFPIIKATLKNIENKGPLMSLTGPIVRGDMETVLSHLEAMEGMELYKKVYKSLSLVALNMAKERGDISEEALEKLKHILK from the coding sequence TTGAAGATAGGGATAATAGGTGCAGGCAAGGTAGGCATATCAATCGGATACGTCCTCAAGCAGAAGGGGATGGAGATTACGGCAGTATCCGATATATTTGAAGCATCTATTAATACGGTAAGAACATATCTGGGAGATAATGTCCTTTATACCACTGACAATGTTGAAGTTGTCGAAGCATCGGACATTATCGCCGTTACGACGCAAGACAGAATTGTTAAAGAGGTGGCCATTGAAATTACCGAAAAGATGGAGAGGCTTGACGGTAAGCTGTTTTTCCACACAAGCGGTGCGCACCCGGCAACATTGCTCTCACCGCTTGAAACAAAAGGCGCCCGTCTCGGCGCCCTTCATCCCTTACAGACATTCCCTGATATTGACAGCTCAATTAATGTACTTCCAGACACATACATCTTCATTGAGGGCGGTGAAGATTCAATAGATGTCTTGCGTAAAATCGGAGCCGCCCTCGGCTCCGGTGTTGTCAGGATGGAAGGGGAACAAAAGTTGCTCTACCATCTTTGCGCTGTTTTTGTCTGTAATCTTCTATGTGCCCTCTTTTATATAGGTGAAGATATTATGGATAAAATCGGTATAGAACTACAACCGTTTTTTCCCATTATCAAGGCCACGTTGAAAAACATAGAAAACAAAGGCCCCCTTATGTCACTCACCGGTCCGATTGTGAGAGGCGATATGGAAACAGTGCTTTCCCATCTCGAGGCAATGGAAGGCATGGAGCTTTATAAAAAGGTTTACAAATCACTTTCCCTCGTAGCGCTGAATATGGCGAAAGAAAGAGGAGATATCAGCGAGGAAGCGCTGGAAAAGCTAAAACATATTTTAAAGTAG
- a CDS encoding ammonium transporter, whose translation MDTGDTAWILVSIAFVMLMTPGLAFFYGGMVRRKNVLGVFMQCFIVLGVITAQWILYGYSLSFAPGKGFWGGLAWLGLNNVGTTPFKDYAATIPHEAFMIFQAMFAIITPALIIGAFAERMKFSAFLIFTLLWATFVYDPICHWVWGAGGWLKDMGALAFAGGTVVHINAGMAALVTALVIGKRKGYNNKPVPPNNLPFTVLGAALLWFGWFGFNAGSALGANGLAVHALVVTHTAAAIAGITWASLEWIFNENPTIFGTITGSIAGLATITPASGFVTVFAAVVIGFAASVVCYVFVAIIKPRLGYDDSLDAFGVHGVGGILGTLAVGLFASKIVNPAGADGLFYGNPKQFLVQLIAVVVISAYSFAVSYIIYKLVDLFVKVRVTERDEIIGLDLTQHHENAYTVIE comes from the coding sequence GTGGATACAGGGGATACTGCGTGGATATTGGTGTCCATTGCTTTTGTTATGTTGATGACTCCTGGACTCGCTTTCTTCTATGGAGGAATGGTGAGACGTAAAAATGTGCTTGGCGTATTTATGCAATGCTTTATTGTCCTCGGAGTAATTACAGCCCAATGGATTCTTTACGGTTACAGTCTCTCCTTTGCACCGGGAAAAGGTTTCTGGGGCGGGCTTGCGTGGCTCGGCCTGAACAATGTAGGTACTACCCCCTTTAAAGATTATGCGGCCACTATTCCTCATGAGGCTTTCATGATCTTTCAGGCCATGTTTGCCATCATTACACCGGCTTTGATCATCGGCGCCTTTGCAGAGAGGATGAAATTTTCCGCTTTTCTGATTTTTACCTTACTCTGGGCAACTTTTGTATATGATCCCATTTGTCATTGGGTATGGGGTGCAGGAGGATGGCTCAAGGATATGGGAGCCCTCGCTTTTGCCGGCGGCACAGTTGTTCATATAAATGCCGGTATGGCAGCCCTCGTAACTGCTCTGGTCATCGGAAAGAGAAAGGGTTATAATAACAAGCCTGTACCACCCAATAACCTCCCCTTCACCGTTCTGGGCGCGGCGCTTCTCTGGTTCGGGTGGTTCGGCTTCAACGCAGGGAGTGCCCTCGGCGCAAATGGACTTGCAGTACATGCTCTTGTGGTGACCCATACTGCTGCGGCTATTGCCGGAATAACCTGGGCCTCTCTCGAATGGATATTTAATGAAAACCCGACTATATTCGGCACCATTACCGGCTCCATAGCGGGCCTTGCAACAATTACTCCCGCTTCGGGTTTTGTCACGGTCTTTGCTGCCGTAGTTATCGGCTTTGCTGCAAGCGTGGTGTGCTATGTCTTTGTGGCAATTATAAAGCCGAGACTCGGATATGACGATTCCCTCGATGCCTTCGGCGTACATGGTGTGGGTGGTATTCTGGGGACCCTCGCTGTAGGACTATTTGCATCCAAGATCGTAAATCCGGCCGGCGCGGATGGATTATTCTATGGAAACCCCAAACAGTTTCTTGTTCAGTTGATAGCTGTGGTTGTGATAAGTGCGTACAGCTTTGCGGTGAGTTACATTATCTATAAACTTGTCGACCTGTTTGTGAAGGTAAGGGTAACGGAGCGGGATGAAATTATAGGTCTCGACCTGACCCAGCATCACGAAAATGCTTACACTGTTATCGAATAG
- a CDS encoding P-II family nitrogen regulator — protein MKLIIAIIKPDRLEAVKEELYKADVNLMTVNEVLGHGRQMGVTEVYRGAREMGNLLRKIRLEIAVNENFVEPTIKAIIKGAHTGEVGDGKIFVLDLAECIRIRTEERGGPAIG, from the coding sequence ATGAAACTTATCATCGCAATCATAAAACCGGACAGATTGGAAGCAGTAAAAGAAGAGCTCTACAAGGCTGATGTAAACCTTATGACAGTTAATGAAGTCCTCGGCCACGGCAGGCAAATGGGTGTCACGGAAGTTTACCGGGGCGCAAGAGAGATGGGTAATCTTTTGAGGAAGATACGCCTTGAGATAGCGGTAAACGAGAATTTTGTCGAGCCAACGATCAAAGCAATTATTAAGGGCGCTCATACTGGCGAAGTAGGAGACGGCAAGATCTTTGTCCTTGATCTGGCAGAGTGTATACGAATCCGCACCGAAGAGCGGGGAGGCCCGGCCATCGGGTAA
- a CDS encoding DNA alkylation repair protein has product MIDALRKELELLANPEKAEVLQRFFKTGPGQYGEGDVFAGIVVPVSRKIAKKYANLPDDGILTLLKSKIHEERLIALLILIFQFEKGDARKKEQIFLLYLKHTPFINNWDLVDLSAEKVVGAYLDGRSKEILYSLAQSESLWERRISIISTFHYIKQGKYDDTLAIAGILLGDRKDLIHKAVGWMLREVGKRCSEEAEEIFLRKHHREMPRTMLHYAIERFSPEKRRLYL; this is encoded by the coding sequence ATGATCGATGCTCTAAGGAAAGAACTGGAACTTCTTGCAAACCCGGAAAAGGCAGAGGTACTTCAGCGGTTCTTCAAAACCGGTCCTGGCCAGTACGGTGAGGGCGATGTCTTTGCCGGTATTGTTGTCCCTGTTTCCCGCAAAATCGCAAAAAAATATGCAAATCTACCCGATGACGGGATTCTCACGCTCCTCAAATCAAAGATTCATGAAGAAAGACTCATTGCCCTTTTGATACTTATCTTTCAATTTGAAAAAGGCGATGCACGGAAAAAGGAGCAAATCTTCCTTCTCTACCTCAAGCATACCCCATTTATCAACAACTGGGACCTTGTTGATCTCTCGGCTGAAAAGGTTGTCGGCGCATATCTTGACGGGAGATCCAAAGAGATACTCTACAGTCTCGCACAATCGGAGAGCCTCTGGGAGAGACGTATTTCGATCATCTCCACATTCCATTACATCAAGCAGGGGAAATACGATGATACCCTTGCCATTGCCGGCATCCTCCTTGGGGACAGGAAAGACCTTATCCACAAGGCTGTAGGCTGGATGCTGAGAGAGGTGGGCAAACGTTGCTCGGAAGAGGCAGAGGAAATATTTTTGCGCAAACATCATCGTGAGATGCCGAGGACCATGCTCCATTATGCCATAGAACGTTTCAGTCCGGAAAAGAGACGTCTGTACCTTTAA
- a CDS encoding AsmA-like C-terminal region-containing protein translates to MKKVVYISSALMLAIVFAVIIVLTNLSTVVSYALGRFIKGQVQISGFNITYKKNTVVVDFSDIHAKGSMEGQAKNCQLVIGIKNWIYLKDIVISDFDLIVSASKRKTRFFPLPENLFEIKRGIVTYNKQRFIINEAKIKALRPGKTFTFAIDMRHDELFGTIYGSGEGTYKGKSTEAKGQLNITRLNLNKLSGDMHGKANINGTFTYANKSFAFEGPFEIFDYILKDPIFKKPFVVERANGNLSFMHADTIMDIKISNTYYKNTPLDLNLMFVKNALARFELSMDFFAIQDVKNYIALDSITKTKFDIWKYIDDGKIRINKFVYDKKHPLYMELELKNTGIIYKDMRFTDVEAALSFKENKLNISGAGGLFKTSRLYDVKGVIPFSKEKDMNMNGNYSFNLKDIPTLIDTSGINFKNGETEGTIELSGNQDRGFKIKGTGKFSKADIAWEKSSVSAKGIYKFNNDEIIFDPLIVNRGSTDMVIRGKWHKNFLDLKIKGDLDVIHMQPFTQKPFDIGGVAGLDIEVQKFADNLKIDGDISMDNLYFEFPGIVKKEKGIKSKASVTLLKKGMNTRIERFLYNLDIINLDLNGNIKPDKKMDLDIAMDIFGFGKVAPLFFFSSSTAKGDLELKMSLKDIELPLKKLPYMKGYVKVNNGFLRLPWLKKPLSEINLVSDFKGETFDTKIDRLICGKSILNSGTFHSYGLASPRFFLYVEMDAFDYDDFQTNGDFKINVIDKNSLMAKTSGEIHLLAKKIHLGNFNGESLDVKGLLSNRRLNISELKMSAFDGNIDTHGYIDLSGNIPHIYINSRLKRIKSGLFMKAFNDKTYVAEGRSSIYGNVDLHGSTMKELIGDINGNVAIYSRDGLIMKWNLLSKIFGLLNVHDVLRGKVNLSKEGLPYKRMGATFTAKKGIFFTKDFLIDSPSMVITGEGSLDIKKNEIDANIAVSPLVTLDRTIDRIPILRNILKDKRDGFLHVAYKVKGPMGDPDISFNFANSIGGRTIEVLRNILVLPKEILESN, encoded by the coding sequence ATGAAAAAAGTTGTTTATATATCATCTGCCTTAATGCTCGCTATTGTCTTTGCCGTTATCATTGTACTGACAAATTTGTCAACGGTTGTTTCCTATGCGCTGGGAAGATTTATAAAAGGGCAGGTTCAAATATCCGGTTTCAACATAACATATAAAAAAAATACCGTTGTTGTGGACTTTAGTGACATTCATGCAAAGGGAAGTATGGAGGGACAGGCCAAAAACTGTCAACTGGTTATAGGCATAAAAAATTGGATATACCTGAAAGATATAGTCATCTCTGATTTTGATTTAATTGTTTCTGCATCAAAGAGAAAAACCCGTTTTTTCCCTTTGCCCGAAAACCTTTTTGAGATAAAAAGAGGTATTGTTACATACAATAAGCAAAGATTTATTATTAATGAAGCAAAAATAAAGGCGTTAAGACCAGGAAAAACCTTTACCTTTGCGATAGACATGCGACATGATGAACTGTTCGGGACAATATACGGTTCAGGAGAAGGCACATACAAAGGTAAATCAACTGAAGCAAAGGGACAGCTAAACATCACCAGGCTGAATCTTAACAAACTGTCCGGCGATATGCACGGCAAGGCAAATATTAACGGAACATTTACATATGCGAATAAAAGCTTTGCCTTCGAAGGTCCCTTTGAAATCTTTGATTACATACTGAAAGATCCCATATTCAAAAAACCCTTTGTTGTTGAAAGAGCAAACGGTAATCTGTCCTTCATGCATGCCGATACTATAATGGATATAAAGATAAGCAATACCTATTATAAAAATACCCCACTTGACTTGAATCTGATGTTCGTAAAAAACGCACTTGCAAGGTTCGAACTCAGCATGGACTTTTTTGCTATCCAGGACGTAAAAAATTACATAGCCCTGGATAGTATTACGAAAACAAAATTTGATATATGGAAGTATATTGATGATGGAAAAATAAGGATAAATAAATTTGTATATGATAAGAAACACCCGTTATACATGGAATTGGAATTAAAAAACACCGGAATAATCTATAAAGATATGCGTTTTACCGATGTTGAAGCCGCATTATCCTTTAAGGAAAACAAACTGAACATCTCCGGGGCTGGAGGGCTTTTTAAAACAAGCAGGCTTTACGATGTAAAGGGCGTAATTCCTTTTTCAAAAGAAAAAGATATGAATATGAATGGTAATTATTCCTTTAATTTGAAAGATATCCCGACACTTATAGATACAAGCGGGATTAATTTCAAAAACGGCGAAACAGAAGGCACAATAGAACTCAGCGGGAATCAAGATAGAGGTTTTAAGATAAAAGGTACAGGCAAATTCAGTAAAGCCGATATAGCATGGGAAAAGTCATCAGTATCTGCAAAAGGTATTTATAAGTTCAACAACGATGAAATTATCTTTGACCCGCTTATAGTCAACAGAGGCAGCACCGATATGGTTATCAGGGGAAAGTGGCATAAAAACTTCCTGGACTTGAAAATAAAAGGCGATTTAGATGTAATTCATATGCAACCCTTTACCCAAAAACCTTTTGATATTGGCGGGGTTGCAGGGCTCGACATTGAAGTGCAAAAATTTGCCGATAATCTCAAAATAGACGGCGATATATCCATGGATAACCTCTATTTTGAATTTCCCGGTATTGTGAAAAAGGAAAAAGGCATAAAGAGCAAGGCAAGCGTGACCCTGCTTAAGAAAGGAATGAACACGCGTATAGAGCGTTTTTTATATAATCTCGATATCATCAACCTGGATCTCAATGGTAATATAAAACCCGATAAAAAAATGGATCTGGATATTGCGATGGATATTTTCGGTTTTGGCAAGGTTGCCCCCCTCTTTTTTTTTAGTAGCAGTACAGCAAAAGGAGATCTGGAACTGAAGATGTCTTTAAAAGACATCGAGCTCCCTCTGAAAAAATTGCCCTATATGAAAGGTTATGTAAAAGTCAATAACGGTTTTTTAAGGCTCCCGTGGCTAAAAAAACCCCTCAGCGAGATTAATCTCGTTTCAGACTTTAAAGGTGAAACATTTGATACAAAAATTGACAGATTAATATGCGGGAAAAGTATTTTAAACAGTGGCACATTCCATTCATACGGTCTTGCATCACCTCGTTTTTTCCTCTATGTCGAAATGGATGCCTTTGATTATGACGATTTCCAGACCAACGGTGACTTTAAAATTAACGTAATTGACAAAAACAGCCTGATGGCAAAGACAAGCGGGGAGATACATTTACTGGCAAAGAAAATACACTTAGGCAACTTCAACGGCGAGAGCCTCGATGTCAAGGGACTTCTGAGTAACAGAAGGCTGAATATTTCGGAATTGAAAATGAGTGCCTTTGACGGCAATATAGACACGCACGGCTACATTGATCTTTCCGGCAATATTCCCCATATATATATCAACAGCAGATTGAAGAGAATAAAAAGCGGCCTGTTTATGAAAGCTTTTAACGACAAGACCTATGTGGCAGAAGGCAGGTCAAGTATATACGGTAATGTGGATTTACATGGCAGCACCATGAAAGAGCTTATCGGCGATATAAACGGCAATGTGGCGATATACAGCAGAGATGGATTGATTATGAAATGGAACCTTCTGTCGAAAATATTCGGGCTTCTTAATGTACACGATGTTCTTCGCGGAAAGGTTAATCTGTCGAAAGAGGGTCTGCCATACAAAAGAATGGGGGCAACCTTTACTGCAAAAAAAGGTATTTTCTTCACAAAAGACTTTCTTATCGACAGCCCTTCTATGGTAATTACAGGAGAGGGAAGCTTAGACATCAAAAAAAATGAGATAGACGCCAATATAGCCGTCTCACCGCTTGTTACCCTTGACAGAACAATAGACAGAATCCCTATTCTGCGGAATATTCTAAAAGATAAGAGAGATGGGTTTCTGCATGTAGCATACAAAGTAAAAGGACCTATGGGTGATCCCGATATAAGCTTTAATTTTGCAAATAGCATTGGCGGCAGGACAATTGAAGTATTGCGGAATATTTTGGTGCTGCCGAAGGAGATTCTTGAAAGCAACTAA